The Clostridium beijerinckii genomic sequence TTAATATTCCCTTCAAAATATCTTTTTGTCAGCTTAGCGCCATATGCAGCATTCATTTTTGAAATATAATTACTGTCTTCTTTTAATATTAAATTTCTTGCTTCTTCAGCTTCCTTGGATGGTTTAATCCAAGTTCCATCTTCATCTAGTTCATATCCATCAATTACAGTACCATGTGCCATAGCTCCATCTTGATAAAAATAATGCCAAGTCTCATAATAATTATCTTGCACCCATCCAGTTTTCATATATCCATTTGAATCAAAATAATACGTCTTTCCATTAATGTCTCTCCATCCCTTAGCATATGAATTTCCTTCTGAGTACCACCATCCACTATTATCTTGTCTCCATTCAGCACTAGCTCCAGTTGGACTTAAAACTAATACTGAAATTACCACTAAAGCGCCAGATATTAACTTTCTCATTTTATTTCCCCCATATTTTTTCATAACATGATTTTATGTTATTTATTATATTTATAAAATATTACTAATCATATCTTATGAATATTGAATGAAATTTATGAGCTTAAACTGGTTATTAAATAATTATCATCACCTTGCTTTAATTTCACATACCTTTCTCTAAGATTGGCATTATTCCAGCATATTCTTAAGAATATATATGGTTTAGAATATATATTCTAGTATTCTTCAGAATAAATATTCTAATATTCTGAAGAATATTTATTTTTTGCAACATAATATATGTTCCAATTCACAATGCACATTTCACAATTACGGCTAAAATTCTTGCAATATTTTTAAGATCATGATAAAGAATTATTTTTGTAATATATATTATAAAAATTTTTATCAAGAAACTTTCTTAGCTTTAAACGTTAACCGGCTCGTCTATTTGGATTGAGTTCAGAATTTTCATAAATTCATCACCCATTATGGTTTCCTTGAAAATTAGATGCGATGATATTTTGCCCAAAGCTTCCATATTAGCCTTTAGGAGATTTTTTGCCTTTT encodes the following:
- a CDS encoding cell wall-binding protein; this encodes MRKLISGALVVISVLVLSPTGASAEWRQDNSGWWYSEGNSYAKGWRDINGKTYYFDSNGYMKTGWVQDNYYETWHYFYQDGAMAHGTVIDGYELDEDGTWIKPSKEAEEARNLILKEDSNYISKMNAAYGAKLTKRYFEGNINKFIANDKWNLPVEDVYVFSLTGSYNDEYCGYMVGKTSKNVYCVPHQGGLSIYQIKNNEIVKTYKWLDSNGYDGNWRNLDKDK